One window of Streptomyces sp. FIT100 genomic DNA carries:
- a CDS encoding AlkA N-terminal domain-containing protein has translation MHTDIERCVRAVRSKDARFDGWFFTAVLTTRIYCRPSCPVVPPKAENMTFYPSAAACQQAGFRACKRCRPDTSPGSPEWNARADAVARAMRLIQDGVVDREGVPGLASRLGYSTRQIERQLLAEVGAGPLALARAQRAQTARLLVETTALPMAEVAFAAGFSSIRTFNDTVREVFALSPSELRTRAASAPRGGRPPTIPGVLALRLPYRAPLNPDNLFGHLVATAVPGVEEWRDGAYRRTLALAHGHGIVSLAPRPDHVACRLSLADPRDLTLAISLCRRMLDLDADPVAVDDQLRADPLLAPLVDKAPGRRVPRTADAAEFAVRAVLGQQISTAAARTHAARLVTAHGIPVDDPEGGLTHLFPAPQALAGLDPDSLAFPKARRTTLTTLIAALADGTLRLGADSDWDEARARLGELPGLGPWTVESIAMRALGDPDAFLPTDLGVRRAAAGLGLPSTPAALTARAAAWRPWRAYAVQYLWATGDHPINHLPV, from the coding sequence ATGCACACCGACATCGAGCGCTGCGTACGGGCCGTCCGGTCGAAGGACGCCCGCTTCGACGGCTGGTTCTTCACCGCGGTCCTGACCACCCGGATCTACTGCCGGCCCAGCTGCCCCGTCGTGCCGCCCAAGGCCGAGAACATGACGTTCTACCCCAGCGCGGCAGCCTGCCAGCAGGCCGGCTTCCGCGCCTGCAAGCGGTGCAGGCCCGACACCAGCCCCGGCTCCCCCGAGTGGAACGCCCGCGCCGACGCCGTCGCCCGCGCCATGCGGCTCATCCAGGACGGCGTCGTCGACCGCGAAGGCGTCCCCGGCCTCGCGTCCCGGCTCGGCTACTCCACCCGGCAGATCGAACGCCAGCTGCTCGCCGAGGTCGGCGCGGGGCCGCTCGCCCTGGCCCGCGCGCAGCGCGCCCAGACCGCCCGGCTGCTCGTCGAGACCACGGCCCTGCCCATGGCCGAGGTCGCCTTCGCCGCCGGCTTCTCCTCGATCCGCACCTTCAACGACACGGTCCGCGAGGTCTTCGCGCTCTCCCCGAGCGAGCTGCGCACCCGCGCCGCGTCCGCCCCCCGGGGAGGCCGGCCTCCCACGATCCCCGGCGTGCTCGCGCTGCGCCTGCCGTACCGCGCCCCGCTCAACCCCGACAACCTCTTCGGGCACCTCGTCGCGACCGCCGTACCCGGCGTGGAGGAATGGCGCGACGGCGCGTACCGCCGCACGCTCGCGCTGGCGCACGGTCACGGCATCGTGTCGCTGGCCCCCCGCCCCGACCACGTGGCCTGCCGGCTCTCGCTCGCCGACCCGCGCGACCTCACCCTCGCCATCAGCCTCTGCCGCCGGATGCTCGACCTCGACGCCGACCCTGTCGCCGTCGACGACCAGCTGCGCGCCGACCCGCTGCTCGCGCCGCTCGTCGACAAGGCGCCGGGCAGGCGCGTGCCGAGAACGGCGGACGCGGCGGAGTTCGCGGTACGGGCCGTACTCGGCCAGCAGATCTCCACCGCCGCCGCCCGCACCCACGCGGCCCGGCTGGTCACCGCCCACGGCATCCCGGTCGACGACCCCGAGGGCGGCCTCACCCACCTCTTCCCCGCCCCGCAGGCACTGGCCGGACTCGACCCGGACAGCCTCGCCTTCCCGAAGGCCCGCCGCACGACCCTCACCACGCTCATCGCCGCGCTCGCCGACGGCACGCTGCGCCTCGGGGCCGACAGCGACTGGGACGAGGCCCGCGCCCGCCTCGGCGAGCTGCCCGGCCTCGGCCCCTGGACCGTCGAGTCCATCGCGATGCGCGCGCTCGGCGACCCGGACGCGTTCCTCCCGACCGACCTCGGCGTCCGCCGTGCCGCCGCCGGCCTCGGCCTGCCGTCGACCCCCGCCGCGCTCACCGCGCGCGCGGCGGCCTGGCGCCCCTGGCGCGCTTACGCCGTCCAGTACCTGTGGGCGACGGGCGACCATCCCATCAACCACCTGCCCGTCTGA
- a CDS encoding methylated-DNA--[protein]-cysteine S-methyltransferase, which produces MTRTHTVLDSPYGPLTLVATDSVLSGLYMTQQRHRPAEETFGTPDPRPFGEAISQLDAYFAGELKDFDVPLRLEGTPFQRSVWEQLCLIPYGETRTYGDLAEALGKRGASRAVGLANGKNPVGIIVPCHRVIGSTGSLTGYGGGLDRKQRLLAFESGAATPDALF; this is translated from the coding sequence ATGACCAGGACCCACACCGTCCTCGACAGCCCGTACGGGCCGCTCACCCTCGTCGCCACGGACTCCGTGCTGAGCGGCCTCTATATGACCCAGCAGCGCCACCGCCCCGCCGAGGAGACCTTCGGAACGCCCGACCCGCGCCCGTTCGGCGAAGCGATCAGCCAGCTCGACGCCTACTTCGCGGGCGAGCTGAAGGACTTCGACGTACCGCTGCGCCTTGAGGGGACGCCGTTCCAGCGGAGCGTCTGGGAGCAGCTGTGCCTGATCCCGTACGGCGAGACCCGGACGTACGGCGACCTCGCCGAGGCGCTCGGCAAGCGGGGCGCGTCACGGGCTGTGGGGCTCGCGAACGGGAAGAACCCGGTCGGGATCATCGTCCCGTGCCACCGGGTGATCGGCTCGACGGGCAGCCTCACGGGGTACGGGGGCGGTCTCGACCGGAAGCAGCGGCTGCTGGCCTTCGAGAGCGGCGCCGCCACCCCGGACGCGCTCTTCTAG
- a CDS encoding Sir2 family NAD-dependent protein deacetylase translates to MTLVAILSGAGISTDSGIPDYRGPNGLWRREPEAEKLVTYDHYMADPEIRRRSWRMRRDGPALRAEPNVAHRAVAELERARNGVAVRVITQNVDGLHQLAGMPARKVLELHGTARQAECTRCHARSPMQEELARLTGGEEDPPCRVCGGILKSATVMFGQRLDPVVLGEAMGIAKACEVFIAVGSSLQVQPAASLAGLAADNGARLVIVNAEPTPYDDRAAQIIREPIGTALPTLLRELAEG, encoded by the coding sequence ATGACTCTCGTCGCGATCCTCAGCGGCGCCGGGATCTCCACGGACTCCGGCATTCCCGACTACCGCGGTCCGAACGGCCTGTGGCGGCGGGAACCCGAGGCCGAGAAGCTCGTCACCTACGACCACTACATGGCCGACCCGGAGATCCGGCGGCGGTCGTGGCGGATGCGCAGGGACGGCCCGGCCCTGCGGGCCGAGCCGAACGTCGCGCACCGGGCGGTGGCCGAGCTGGAGCGGGCGCGCAACGGTGTCGCGGTGCGGGTGATCACGCAGAACGTCGACGGTCTGCACCAGCTGGCCGGCATGCCCGCCCGCAAGGTCCTCGAACTCCACGGCACTGCGCGCCAGGCGGAGTGCACGCGCTGCCACGCGCGCTCCCCCATGCAGGAGGAGCTCGCCCGCCTCACCGGGGGCGAGGAGGATCCGCCGTGCCGCGTGTGTGGTGGCATCCTCAAGTCGGCGACGGTGATGTTCGGGCAGCGGCTCGATCCGGTTGTGCTGGGTGAGGCGATGGGGATCGCGAAGGCGTGCGAGGTCTTCATCGCGGTCGGCTCCAGCCTCCAGGTCCAGCCCGCGGCCTCCCTGGCGGGCCTCGCCGCCGACAACGGGGCCCGGCTCGTCATCGTGAACGCCGAGCCCACGCCGTACGACGACCGTGCCGCGCAGATCATCCGCGAACCGATCGGCACGGCCCTGCCGACGCTGCTGCGGGAACTCGCCGAGGGGTGA
- a CDS encoding ADP-ribosylglycohydrolase family protein gives MTPSGMPTEPTEPTEPTKTPRTADQILGGWLGRIAGNMLGKPVERGDYWTRERIDRYLRLTGALPLTDYLPEPHPDAARTAEFELRPEWRQCVRGRIHGSCRDDDIDYSILALHLLETHGFGFTTEQVGELWLLRLPYLQTFTAERVAYRNLTAGLKPPLTATYDNPYQEWIGALIRADVFGWTCPGDPRRAASLARRDAVLSHTGNGVYGAMWAAATTAAAFTAADTREALDTALDTVPASSRLARTVRRTTALYDSGLPWAATLTAMEEETGRLGWIHTVPNAAVITAGLLYGGGDFTTTIALTVRGGLDTDSNGATAGSVAGVLCGASGIPPQWTQPLEDRVRSAVFGFDGARIGELADRTARLAAAAAPGGAP, from the coding sequence ATGACGCCCTCAGGCATGCCCACGGAGCCGACAGAGCCAACGGAGCCCACGAAGACCCCGCGGACCGCCGACCAGATCCTCGGCGGCTGGCTGGGCAGGATCGCGGGAAACATGCTCGGCAAACCCGTCGAGCGCGGCGACTACTGGACGCGCGAGCGCATCGACCGCTATCTGCGCCTCACCGGCGCGCTTCCGCTCACCGACTACCTGCCAGAGCCGCACCCGGACGCTGCGCGGACCGCCGAGTTCGAGCTGCGCCCGGAGTGGCGCCAGTGCGTCCGCGGCCGGATCCACGGCAGCTGCCGCGACGACGACATCGACTACTCGATCCTCGCGCTGCATCTGCTGGAGACGCATGGCTTCGGCTTCACCACGGAGCAGGTGGGCGAGTTGTGGCTGCTCCGGCTCCCGTACCTCCAGACGTTCACCGCGGAGCGGGTCGCCTACCGCAACCTGACCGCCGGTCTGAAGCCGCCGCTGACGGCCACCTACGACAACCCGTACCAGGAATGGATCGGGGCCCTCATCCGCGCGGACGTCTTCGGCTGGACCTGCCCCGGCGACCCGCGCCGCGCCGCGTCCCTCGCCCGCCGGGACGCGGTCCTCTCCCACACCGGCAACGGCGTCTACGGGGCGATGTGGGCGGCCGCGACGACCGCCGCCGCGTTCACCGCCGCCGACACGCGCGAGGCCCTCGACACGGCCCTCGACACCGTCCCGGCGAGCAGCCGGCTCGCCCGCACGGTCCGCCGTACGACGGCCCTGTACGACAGCGGCCTGCCCTGGGCCGCCACGCTCACGGCGATGGAGGAGGAGACGGGCCGGCTCGGCTGGATCCACACCGTCCCCAACGCGGCGGTCATCACGGCCGGACTCCTGTACGGCGGCGGGGACTTCACCACGACCATCGCCCTGACCGTCCGCGGCGGCCTCGACACGGACTCCAACGGCGCGACGGCGGGCTCGGTCGCCGGGGTGCTGTGCGGGGCCTCCGGCATCCCGCCCCAGTGGACACAGCCACTGGAGGACCGGGTGCGCAGCGCCGTGTTCGGCTTCGACGGGGCGAGGATCGGGGAACTGGCCGACCGCACCGCACGGTTGGCGGCGGCCGCCGCCCCGGGCGGCGCCCCCTAG
- a CDS encoding BCCT family transporter — protein MSTERTGPVDELPHPAPSPDRVVIGIGMAAVAGVVAWAALAGGSFAGVSSASLAWVLSNFAWLFVIAADVFLVLCVVIAFSRFGRIRLGTDDSEPEFSNLAWIAMMFSAGMGIGLMFYGVGEPLQHYASPPPASGVPPRSGAAAQLAMEYSFFHWTLTPWAIYGIAGLALAYAGFRKARGNRLSSAFVPLIGARRAASWQGRVIDLLAVLATVFGTATSLGLGALQVAEGLDITTGVEASRSTQLVIIVALGAAFVASAFSGLHRGVKWLSTLNIVLAAFLAAFVFLLGPTVFILDTVPASVGGYLQELLPMATRTGAFTDRAWLGTWTIFYWAWWLSWAPFVGTFIARISHGRTVREFLIGVLLVPSGATVVWFCVMGGTAIRLDQTGRADLAATVKTGAEASLFGMLDALPIGTVTSFIAMVLVMTYFVTSADSASLVMGSLTSGGSLDPPTWLVVAWGVLMAAVAAVLLVAGGLSSLQTATILVALPFAVVMLGLCWALVRELREDPGAGPARHHAVHGVRDAVGAMVGEAMTTKAGQGPASGAGPGADAGPGRGTRGP, from the coding sequence ATGAGTACGGAACGTACGGGACCGGTCGACGAGCTGCCGCATCCCGCTCCGTCGCCCGACCGTGTGGTCATCGGCATCGGGATGGCCGCGGTGGCCGGGGTGGTGGCGTGGGCCGCACTCGCCGGGGGCTCGTTCGCCGGCGTCTCCTCCGCCTCACTGGCCTGGGTCCTGTCCAACTTCGCCTGGCTGTTCGTGATCGCCGCCGATGTCTTCCTCGTCCTGTGCGTGGTGATCGCCTTCAGCCGCTTCGGACGGATCCGGCTCGGCACCGACGACTCGGAGCCCGAGTTCTCGAACCTCGCGTGGATCGCGATGATGTTCAGCGCCGGCATGGGGATCGGCCTGATGTTCTACGGTGTCGGGGAGCCGCTCCAGCACTACGCCTCCCCGCCTCCGGCGAGCGGCGTCCCGCCCCGGTCGGGCGCGGCGGCCCAGCTCGCGATGGAGTACTCGTTCTTCCACTGGACGCTCACGCCCTGGGCGATCTACGGCATCGCTGGCCTGGCGCTCGCGTACGCCGGCTTCCGCAAGGCCCGCGGCAACCGGCTCAGCTCGGCGTTCGTCCCGCTGATCGGCGCCCGCCGGGCGGCGTCCTGGCAGGGCAGGGTGATCGATCTGCTCGCGGTGCTCGCCACGGTCTTCGGTACGGCGACAAGCCTCGGCCTCGGCGCGCTCCAGGTCGCCGAGGGCCTGGACATCACGACCGGCGTCGAGGCGTCCCGGTCCACCCAGCTGGTGATCATCGTGGCGCTCGGTGCCGCCTTCGTCGCCTCGGCCTTCTCCGGTCTGCACCGGGGCGTGAAATGGCTGAGTACGCTCAACATCGTGCTGGCGGCCTTCCTCGCGGCGTTCGTCTTCCTCCTCGGACCGACGGTCTTCATCCTGGACACGGTCCCGGCCTCGGTCGGCGGCTATCTGCAGGAGCTGCTGCCCATGGCGACGCGTACGGGCGCGTTCACGGACCGCGCGTGGCTGGGCACCTGGACGATCTTCTACTGGGCGTGGTGGCTGTCCTGGGCGCCGTTCGTCGGCACGTTCATCGCCCGGATCTCGCACGGCCGCACCGTCCGGGAGTTCCTGATCGGGGTGCTGCTGGTGCCGAGCGGCGCCACGGTCGTCTGGTTCTGCGTGATGGGCGGCACCGCGATCCGGCTCGACCAGACGGGCCGGGCCGATCTGGCCGCCACCGTGAAGACCGGGGCGGAGGCCTCGCTCTTCGGGATGCTGGACGCGCTGCCGATCGGCACGGTCACCTCGTTCATCGCGATGGTGCTGGTGATGACGTACTTCGTGACCAGCGCGGACTCCGCCTCGCTGGTGATGGGCTCGCTGACCAGCGGGGGCTCACTGGATCCGCCGACGTGGCTGGTGGTGGCCTGGGGCGTGCTGATGGCGGCGGTCGCCGCGGTGCTGCTCGTCGCGGGCGGGCTGAGCTCGCTGCAGACGGCGACGATCCTGGTCGCGCTGCCTTTCGCGGTGGTGATGCTCGGGTTGTGCTGGGCGCTGGTGAGGGAGCTCCGCGAGGACCCGGGGGCCGGCCCGGCCCGCCATCACGCGGTGCACGGCGTACGGGACGCGGTGGGGGCGATGGTGGGCGAGGCGATGACCACGAAGGCCGGACAGGGGCCCGCGTCCGGTGCCGGGCCGGGGGCCGATGCCGGGCCCGGACGGGGTACACGCGGACCATGA
- a CDS encoding glycerate kinase gives MADGAVTAARVLVAADKFKGSLTAVQVAERVTAGLRRVVPGLPVETLPVADGGDGTVAAAVAAGFERREALVTGPLGEPLTAAYALKDTTAVVEMAEASGLQHLPDGVFAPLTATTYGSGELLRAALDAGARTIVFGVGGSATTDGGAGMLAALGARFLDADGKPVGPGGGALVDVATTDLSGLDARFKDVDLILASDVDNPLTGPKGAPAVFGPQKGASPQDVTALDTALAHYASLLGPEQAALPGAGAAGGIGYGALVALGARFRPGIEVMLDILGFAPALARATLVVTGEGSLDEQTLHGKAPAGVAAAARAQGVEVVAVCGRLALPPEALGAAGISRAYALLELEPDPAVCMAQAGPLLERAAESIARDFLV, from the coding sequence GTGGCGGACGGAGCAGTTACTGCCGCGCGAGTGCTCGTGGCGGCGGACAAGTTCAAGGGCTCGCTCACGGCCGTGCAGGTGGCCGAGCGGGTGACGGCCGGGCTGCGGCGGGTCGTTCCGGGACTTCCCGTGGAGACCCTGCCCGTCGCGGACGGCGGCGACGGCACGGTCGCGGCGGCGGTGGCGGCGGGGTTCGAGCGCCGCGAGGCGCTGGTGACCGGACCGCTCGGCGAGCCGCTGACCGCGGCGTACGCGCTGAAGGACACCACGGCCGTGGTGGAGATGGCCGAGGCATCCGGACTCCAGCACCTGCCCGACGGCGTTTTCGCGCCACTCACGGCCACGACGTACGGCTCAGGGGAGCTGCTGCGCGCCGCGCTCGACGCGGGGGCGCGCACGATCGTGTTCGGGGTGGGGGGCAGCGCCACGACCGACGGCGGGGCGGGGATGCTGGCCGCGCTGGGCGCTCGCTTCCTGGACGCGGACGGCAAGCCCGTCGGGCCCGGCGGCGGCGCGCTCGTCGATGTCGCGACCACGGACCTGTCGGGGCTGGACGCCCGCTTCAAGGACGTCGATCTGATCCTCGCCAGCGACGTGGACAACCCGCTGACCGGGCCGAAGGGCGCCCCGGCCGTCTTCGGCCCGCAGAAGGGAGCGTCGCCGCAGGACGTGACCGCGCTCGACACCGCGCTCGCCCACTACGCGTCGCTCCTCGGGCCCGAGCAGGCCGCGCTGCCCGGCGCGGGCGCGGCGGGCGGCATCGGCTACGGCGCGCTGGTCGCGCTGGGCGCGAGGTTCCGTCCCGGGATCGAGGTCATGCTCGACATCCTCGGCTTCGCCCCCGCACTCGCCCGAGCGACCCTGGTCGTCACCGGTGAGGGCTCCCTCGACGAGCAGACCCTCCACGGCAAGGCCCCGGCCGGCGTCGCCGCGGCCGCCCGCGCGCAGGGTGTCGAGGTCGTCGCCGTCTGCGGCCGCCTGGCGCTGCCCCCGGAGGCCCTCGGTGCGGCGGGTATCAGCCGCGCCTACGCGCTGCTGGAGCTGGAGCCGGACCCCGCGGTCTGCATGGCGCAGGCGGGGCCGCTGCTGGAGCGGGCCGCGGAGTCGATCGCCCGGGACTTCCTGGTCTGA
- a CDS encoding SAM-dependent methyltransferase: MQSESWSPDAIDTKIPSVARMYDFFLGGDDNYQSDRDACEQLLQQVPSTKVLAINNRRFLQRVVGTLAVDYGIRQFIDHGSGLPTQDNVHQVAQAVDPASRVVYVDNDPIVLAHGRALLEENDRTAVIQADMRDTEGIFTHEETTRLIDFSRPVAALFVSVMHCIPDEDDPAGLVRRVAERLAPGSFLVVCQLVSDRAEIRKFVTDFMAEATGGHWGRVREEHEVTEYFNGLEILEPGLVEVSTWRPDNDLAPVQQTDEWIEWGGVARLG, translated from the coding sequence ATGCAGAGCGAGTCGTGGAGCCCGGACGCCATCGACACCAAGATCCCCAGCGTGGCGCGCATGTACGACTTCTTCCTGGGGGGCGACGACAACTACCAGTCCGACCGTGACGCCTGCGAGCAGTTGTTGCAGCAGGTGCCCAGCACCAAGGTGCTGGCGATCAACAACCGCCGCTTCCTGCAGCGTGTGGTGGGGACGCTGGCCGTCGACTACGGAATCCGCCAGTTCATCGACCACGGGTCCGGTCTGCCGACACAGGACAACGTCCACCAGGTCGCCCAGGCCGTGGACCCGGCCTCGCGTGTGGTGTACGTCGACAACGACCCCATCGTGCTGGCCCACGGCCGGGCGCTGCTGGAGGAGAACGACCGCACCGCGGTCATCCAGGCCGATATGCGGGACACCGAAGGCATCTTCACCCATGAGGAGACGACGCGGCTGATCGACTTCAGCCGGCCGGTCGCCGCGCTGTTCGTCTCCGTCATGCACTGCATTCCGGACGAGGACGACCCGGCCGGTCTCGTGCGCCGCGTCGCCGAACGCCTGGCGCCGGGCAGCTTCCTGGTGGTCTGCCAGCTCGTCAGCGACCGGGCCGAGATCCGCAAGTTCGTCACGGACTTCATGGCGGAGGCCACGGGCGGCCACTGGGGCCGGGTCCGTGAGGAGCACGAGGTCACCGAGTACTTCAACGGCCTGGAGATCCTGGAGCCGGGACTGGTGGAGGTGTCCACCTGGCGGCCGGACAACGACCTCGCCCCGGTCCAGCAGACCGACGAGTGGATCGAGTGGGGCGGTGTCGCCCGTCTCGGGTGA
- a CDS encoding helix-turn-helix transcriptional regulator: MAAVEPSPSLFTGPLGAVETNPTALKVILGGKLRELRVAAGLDPSAVDVRLGFSRSKTSRIELGRHGCKPADALALLDLYGVEGDERVTEFVRLVEQSRRSDWWRSFSDVLSDFFAPLVALEGAAATIRTYEPFYVPGLLQTSAYARAVIQSGPARLYSHDVQRRVDLRQERQRQLDQKDGPRLWALIDESVLLRTVGGPQVMRGQLEHLAAMMQQPRITLQIAPLDVTASVGVGTGVTYLRFALGDLKDAVYIEHLTDSTFSQKPQVVEQYRDMLDRLGACALTPRQSLALVQERLAHL; this comes from the coding sequence ATGGCTGCAGTCGAACCGAGCCCGTCGTTGTTCACCGGGCCCTTGGGAGCGGTCGAGACCAACCCGACCGCCCTGAAGGTGATCCTTGGCGGCAAGTTGCGCGAGCTTCGCGTGGCCGCCGGGCTCGACCCCTCCGCCGTCGACGTGCGGCTCGGCTTCTCCCGCTCCAAGACGAGCCGGATCGAACTGGGCCGGCACGGCTGCAAGCCCGCCGACGCCCTCGCCCTGCTGGATCTGTACGGGGTGGAGGGCGACGAGCGCGTCACGGAGTTCGTGCGGCTCGTGGAGCAGTCCCGCAGGAGCGACTGGTGGCGCAGCTTCAGCGACGTCCTGTCGGACTTCTTCGCCCCGCTGGTCGCCCTGGAGGGCGCGGCGGCGACGATCCGTACGTACGAACCGTTCTATGTGCCCGGCCTGTTGCAGACCTCCGCCTACGCTCGCGCGGTGATCCAGTCCGGGCCCGCACGGCTCTACAGCCACGATGTGCAGCGCCGCGTCGACCTCCGGCAGGAGCGCCAGCGCCAGCTCGACCAGAAGGACGGTCCGCGGCTGTGGGCGCTGATCGACGAGTCCGTGCTGCTGCGCACGGTCGGCGGTCCGCAGGTGATGCGCGGGCAGTTGGAACATCTCGCCGCGATGATGCAGCAGCCCCGGATCACGCTGCAGATCGCTCCCCTGGACGTGACGGCCTCGGTCGGCGTCGGCACCGGGGTGACGTATCTGCGCTTCGCGCTGGGCGACCTCAAGGACGCCGTCTACATCGAGCATCTGACGGACAGCACCTTCAGCCAGAAGCCTCAGGTCGTCGAGCAGTACCGCGACATGCTCGACCGGCTCGGCGCCTGTGCCCTCACCCCCAGGCAGTCCCTGGCGCTGGTGCAGGAGCGTCTGGCCCACCTCTGA
- a CDS encoding DUF397 domain-containing protein has product MEFPNGMRADALSSVTWIKSSHSNATGNCVELAALPDGQVAVRNSRDPQGPALVYTRDEVEAFVAGARGGDFDTVIG; this is encoded by the coding sequence ATGGAGTTCCCCAACGGCATGCGGGCGGACGCGCTGAGCTCGGTCACATGGATCAAGAGCAGCCACAGCAACGCCACGGGCAACTGCGTGGAGTTGGCAGCGCTTCCGGACGGTCAGGTGGCCGTGCGCAACTCCCGTGACCCGCAGGGGCCGGCGCTCGTCTACACCCGCGACGAGGTGGAGGCGTTCGTCGCGGGTGCCCGCGGCGGCGATTTCGACACCGTGATTGGCTGA
- a CDS encoding ATP-binding protein: MTIHLSTISSTQAGHGSRPASAQVGPKPSPETPRETWQGHALGDGLPALGGFAACGLDGTPRNACQARRFVTLTLNGWELEPLVPDMALIVSELVTNAVRHGLTTEAPEAATEYPLWLGLVRQPDHIVCSVADPSPEPPRPRNADDTAFDGRGLALIGALSDTWSWSPMEPRGKTVWASLALPSPALLTPRD; this comes from the coding sequence GTGACGATTCACCTGTCAACGATTTCGAGCACGCAGGCCGGGCACGGCAGCCGGCCTGCGTCCGCGCAAGTCGGCCCGAAACCGTCGCCCGAGACCCCACGTGAGACGTGGCAGGGGCATGCCCTGGGCGACGGGCTTCCCGCTCTCGGCGGCTTCGCCGCCTGCGGCCTCGACGGCACTCCGCGGAACGCCTGCCAGGCGCGGCGGTTCGTCACGCTCACCCTGAACGGCTGGGAGCTGGAGCCGCTCGTCCCCGACATGGCGCTGATCGTCAGCGAGCTCGTCACCAACGCGGTGCGGCACGGGCTCACGACCGAGGCCCCGGAAGCCGCCACGGAGTACCCCCTGTGGCTGGGTCTCGTCCGGCAGCCCGACCACATCGTCTGCTCCGTCGCCGACCCGAGCCCCGAGCCGCCGCGCCCGCGCAACGCCGACGACACGGCCTTCGACGGCCGCGGCCTCGCCCTGATCGGCGCCCTCAGCGACACCTGGTCCTGGTCGCCGATGGAGCCCCGCGGCAAGACGGTCTGGGCCAGCCTCGCCCTCCCCTCCCCGGCCCTCCTCACGCCCCGGGACTGA
- the pssA gene encoding CDP-diacylglycerol--serine O-phosphatidyltransferase, with protein MTVIDPETEAGWVRDAEGAESASASEAADDAEEMPLSLRLSIADTLTLGNATCGFMAVYFTTTGILIPHLVGSPESGMARHSAATAVILMLCAAVFDLFDGLVARKLRSSPMGAELDNLSDLISFGLAPAYFVLVYGMVADDAHQKVSAVAAIVVLLAVVLRLARFSCVTLKDGMFQGMPSPFGALTVVSIILLELPFIPTLMAIIGAAWLMVSRVEYPKPRGVLAVAMLSWIVAAMGLLAAWAFDAPGGQMLLQTGCALQIVLAATIPLFATARRVNTFRDNRREARASAQLP; from the coding sequence TTGACCGTGATTGATCCCGAGACGGAGGCCGGGTGGGTCCGGGACGCCGAGGGCGCCGAGTCCGCGTCCGCCTCCGAGGCCGCCGACGACGCCGAGGAGATGCCCCTCTCCCTGCGGCTCTCAATAGCGGACACCCTCACGCTCGGTAACGCCACGTGCGGATTCATGGCGGTGTACTTCACCACCACCGGAATCCTCATCCCCCATCTCGTCGGCAGCCCCGAGAGCGGCATGGCGCGGCACTCCGCCGCGACCGCCGTGATCCTCATGCTCTGCGCGGCCGTCTTCGACCTCTTCGACGGGCTCGTGGCGCGCAAGCTGCGCAGCTCGCCGATGGGCGCGGAGCTGGACAACCTGTCCGACCTGATCAGCTTCGGGCTCGCCCCGGCGTACTTCGTCCTCGTGTACGGAATGGTCGCCGACGACGCCCATCAGAAGGTCTCGGCGGTGGCCGCGATCGTCGTGCTGCTCGCGGTCGTGCTGCGACTGGCCAGATTCTCGTGCGTGACGCTGAAGGACGGCATGTTCCAGGGCATGCCGAGCCCGTTCGGCGCGCTGACGGTCGTCTCGATCATCCTGCTGGAGCTGCCGTTCATCCCGACGCTGATGGCGATCATCGGCGCGGCCTGGCTGATGGTGAGCCGGGTCGAGTACCCGAAGCCGCGGGGCGTCCTCGCGGTGGCGATGCTCAGCTGGATCGTGGCGGCGATGGGTCTGCTCGCGGCGTGGGCGTTCGACGCGCCGGGCGGCCAGATGCTGCTCCAGACCGGCTGCGCGCTGCAGATCGTGCTGGCGGCGACGATCCCGCTGTTCGCGACGGCGCGGCGGGTGAACACCTTCCGCGACAACCGGCGCGAGGCGCGGGCTTCGGCCCAGCTTCCGTAG